The nucleotide sequence GTACAAACCACCATCTCAGATCTTCATAATATTTTACCGAAATATGATGTTTGCACAGAAGGCCAACAATTATAAAGGATGGAATACTTCAATGCATGTCTTTTCAGTAAGAACTTTGAAAAATAATATGTAATTCAATTATTGTTTCCATTTTTTGCTTCCAGAATACGTCTTTTCACTTATTAAAGGATGAATTCACAGAATTACAGACCTTATCATCATTGGATTGTACATTGGTAATTGTGTGAGAACGGATGTTATCGCAAAGTGAATCCAAGTAAGATCTTAACACAGAAAGGAACTCCTTTGCAGCTTCCACCTGTAAGGAAAACAAGTGAGAATAACAGAACATATGGAGCAACTGTTGTTAACAGTTTTACATGGAAAAAGTGGTGATAAACCAGAAATACTAAATTTTCTGACTGCACAGTATAACGAACTATTAGGAAACTAAAGAAATGTTTCTTGCAAAATGGCTCTTAAACCACTTGGTATATGCATGACTGACATCGTAGCAATAATAAAGATATTAAACCGAAAAATGGAGAATGGGAAACATTGACATCATTAAGAAAGGCACACCTGAACTTCTGTGCATTCATACACTGGCCTTCTCCTACCCGTGTAACTTTCTCCTACAAGCGTTGCATGAGAAGGACGTAAAGATGAGATTAGCTCTTTCTGTCTAGGCAGTTGTGGGATTGTTGGTGACTTCACCTGTTGCAACATAATAGTAGTTTGGTCCGTCTATCATCAAATGACTAAATGAAAAGAGAAATAATCCTAGGAGCTAAGCCACATTCGGCAATTCCTTCGATAAAGCCTTATTTTTAAGTTATAAAACACAGAAAAGGAAATTCATCCTATGCTTGAtcgagttatttttttattagcagCAAGAGAGCTGCAAAAGAATGACATACCTGATTTCTATTGGCATCAACAAGAATCACATTGGTTAACTTTGACTGAATTTCACTGGTCTTGTTCTTGATACCAACCTTGAAAAATCATTTTGTAGATAGTCAGAAATCAGACAGGGTATTATAAGAAGGGAATAgaaggaataaaaaaaaaaaaaaaaaaaaaaaaaaaattcttttaacaTGAAACCAAATCCAAAACTACAAACTGTGGTTGCAAGTCCAACTTTATCTTTCAATATATGAAAAATTTACCAGATATAAAGAGATATATATTCATCGTCAATATATAATGCAGCAAAGTACTAAGGTTGCAATCGAACAAACAAAAAGGCAAAAGTAACCTCACTGCCTGACTTCAATTAGATATTATTCCTTAAGAAATAAAGCAGTAGGAAACATTACTCACCACGTAAGGGACAGGTGCATCCAAAAACTCGAGCATGTCATTTGGTAAAACCTAGAAAGTCATGTTCTTAGTCAATCACATAtggtgaaaaaagaaaaaagaataaataaaaattcatAAAACTAATTCGATTTAGTGTTACAAGTAAAGGAATCAAACCGGCATTAGTAGGCTTTGCCATTGATAAGGCCGGATTAGCGGAATAACTGACAATACTGAAGCAGATAGAACTCCCTGGCATGAAAGACATGGTAAATTCATATAGAAACAAATCAAGGCAGCAAAGTTATTTCTAATATAGACTGGGATAAAATATCAGcaatttttgcagtaaacttcACTAAACCATCTCCCCGAACATAACACTGGGTGAGAAAACTAGTTGTCCATTTCATTAAACAAAGATTATAACCATTACTTTGCTAGATATGCAAAAAAATAAACCAATCTTTCATCTAAAATAAGCAGCAAAATTACTGACTCACGTCACGTGCATAATTACTAGAAATATTATTACTGTTCCCGATATATCAAGGAGCTATCAGCAAGTGAACAGTTGTGTTTCCAAAGGACAAAACAAACCAGTGGCCCAAATAACTCATTAACTCACTCCTAACTTGTAAAAGACATACCAAATTAGAACAGACAACAACTATCTGCTTCTCTAGCAGAACTCCAGCAAAGAACGTTAAAACCTGCAGAATAAGGAATGGACAGAGTCAATTAAACATTCTATCAGTTATAAAACTCTTGTACAACCAAAAATCTGGTACACCTGGATGGCAGAATTTCAACATAGTGAGAAAAGTTCCATGCTAAACTAATGCATAAAATGCAGAATTTTCCCCTCAATTTTGATTAAAGTAAAAGCCACCAAACTAATGATTAATTTCAGACCTTCACCGTAAATGTGGAAAATCTTTCAATAAAGCAATATCTCAACAAACAATAATTCGCATATAAACAAGATGTATCCAAGTCAAACATTTCAACTTTTAAAATGCATAAAGTATGTACTTGAGCTGCAACTGAAGCATAAGTCCACTCCTACCATCGAAAATAAATGGTAAGACCATAACAAATCCACCCAAAATAGTTTAACCAAACCTTCTATAGAGGGGTAAACAAGAGTCCATGTACTTGGGAGATCAAGCATGAAATTAACAACACATGGTGAGAACACTTTTAAGTCCATAAAAGCAGACCAAAGGATTAAACATACATGTTCAAGTCTCAAGGTTCCACATATGCATGCTACAGCCCATAGGGATAATGCAGTTGCCTCTTCTGCCAAAAGAGCATTATGTGCCTGTGAGGAACAAACAACCATGAAGCTGTCTTTACCATGAGCAAAGGATTACCAGACAGAATTCCGCCCAGAAGAGTCAAATCTAAATCTTAAATCAAAAGTTGAAAGGAAAAAAGTTCATTCAACCAAGTCTTACAACAACGTACATCAACTAATTTCAGATCAGGACTGCATGATTTTAGACCATCAGTTGGACCAACAAGACATAGAGCTTCCTCAGCTAGTCTATGATATTCCAAGGGATGCAGGTGTTCCAAAGGATGAAATCTAACTGCCAAGCCCCTTGCAGGGCAAGGTAATCGATAATACTCGCTTATAATCTGTAGTGGTCCATGATTATTTTCCTGGTAATTGGAAAAATATCATCAGGTATAAACTATTACCACAACAGATCAGATAACAGTACCAGTACCAGATGCATAGAAAAACTACAAACCTTGGCCCATTCAAGAATATCATTTAAGTCACTTGAATCCTCTTGGCCAGAGGATGACGCTTCCTCTGTCTCGTTATCATCAGCATCACTCCTGAAATTTCTATCTTCACAAGGTGAGCCCTGAAAACTGCAAAGGGGAGATTATACATTTGAGATGCATTACTTTGAAGAAAGTAATAACAATTTGATTGAGGACACTACAAAGCCCTCACAAGTCTAAAGATAGCCAAACTACATGCAAATATTATCAGTTTTGGGGGGGATAAATCAAGAAAactagaagaaagaaataaggaatgCAAAAGATATATATANNNNNNNNNNNNNNNNNNNNNNNNNNNNNNNNNNNNNNNNNNNNNNNNNNNNNNNNNNNNNNNNNNNNNNNNNNNNNNNNNNNNNNNNNNNNNNNNNNNNNNNNNNNNNNNNNNNNNNNNNNNNNNNNNNNNNNNNNNNNNNNNNNNNNNNNNNNNNNNNNNNNNNNNNNNNNNNNNNNNNNNNNNNNNNNNNNNNNATAAGCAAGAAGAAACAAGCTATTCAATGTAGACAAAGCAATCCAATTGAtaggaaaataaaatgaaaaataacataCAAAGCGAGGATTGCACTCATTCTGCATGTCAATGAAGGAGATTCCCAGAAACAACAGTAATAAGGTTCAGGGCCATGTACCTGCAGGAAGATTCTGAGCTTTCATACTGGCAATAGCGCAGAAGTGGCAATAGAGCATTGGGTAAATGCTTATCTTCTGAGTGTTTGTTGGTTGCAAAAGCATCTGTATACTGATCACCGTCTTCTGAATATGTAGGGCCCGATTCTTCTTTGGCCATTGCCCTTCCAGTTTCAGGATCAGTTGGTTCAACAATCTCATAACTGATTCTCTCGTAAATCTGCAGTTCCCCGTTAACCATTTGATGCTCTGGATGAGCATCACCCACAATATTTTCAGGCGAAGACCTTCTTAAGCTTGACTCAGAAATCATTGGACTTCCATCAAGTTTGCCTTCCATTGGCCCATCACTCACTAACATGTGCTCAAAATTACCATCTGAGTTTTCATCCTCAGAGTTACCATCAAAAGATTCAAAACTTAAATCTCCAATACTTTTCGTCAACCGATCCAGCCTCTCTTGTGTGAAGATGCTTCAGAGATATTAATAGAACAAAGTGAGCAAAAATGGTAAAATCATATGTAGAATGCTTACCGATAGACCCATTAAATAAACCTACCTTTGTAAAACACCAAAGTGCAATTCAAAAAATGGGAGCCTTGAAAGAATGCAGTAACATCTCTGTGTGGTTAATATATGACGTCTCGAAGAAGAAAAAGGTGGTTGTTTATCAGAAATCAGAGAAAGCAATCCAGAGGGCTTATGAACTAGTTCTTCAACTAAGACACAACACCCATAAAGCGTTGAATGGTCTGCACCCTACAAAGTTGAAGGAAGGAAAAAGAAGAATTTCAAACATCATGAACATGGCAACAAGTACAAtgcagaaataaataaataaggaaaggCATTCTTTTCCCCATCTTAACTATATGTAGAATAAATTCCTACATATAATTTAGCACATGGTTTGAAAAGGCTGCCTTTGTTAAAATAGGATAGCTTCACACACCTGTAACCTGAACACAAATGACAGATCCCTTTGTTTGATATGTTCCTGCAATATACAAGCAGAATACTTGTTATCAATGTGAACATCCAACTGAAACTAAAAATGATGCTAAAACTAATATTAATGTCAGTATTGCATAGCACAAATACCTGCCCAAAAAGAATTTCATTCAACTCACTCATGGATGGGGTTCTCTCAATAGCACGGACCTATAACCGAAACCAAAAACATTGAAACATAACTAAATGATCATATGAACATTAAGAAAGTGTAGGTCGAACAAGTAGAAGACTTTATTACTATTCACTGT is from Arachis ipaensis cultivar K30076 chromosome B01, Araip1.1, whole genome shotgun sequence and encodes:
- the LOC107643603 gene encoding uncharacterized protein LOC107643603 translates to MTGIAKEEESASPSWGEVARAVAAAVSSPTLKDDTGGSQFQRLHNQVTKMIKGFSRSPDSKNAYYNPEILTSLKRQWAANFQLQHTDHRSWKEPSQLFESMVVVGLHPNCDVQALRRQYVDRKIESPGKLRSALGYQNQSRIEPNIEPNIEPQVLFVYPPEKKLPLKSKDLLSFCFPGGLEVRAIERTPSMSELNEILFGQEHIKQRDLSFVFRLQGADHSTLYGCCVLVEELVHKPSGLLSLISDKQPPFSSSRRHILTTQRCYCILSRLPFFELHFGVLQSIFTQERLDRLTKSIGDLSFESFDGNSEDENSDGNFEHMLVSDGPMEGKLDGSPMISESSLRRSSPENIVGDAHPEHQMVNGELQIYERISYEIVEPTDPETGRAMAKEESGPTYSEDGDQYTDAFATNKHSEDKHLPNALLPLLRYCQYESSESSCSFQGSPCEDRNFRSDADDNETEEASSSGQEDSSDLNDILEWAKENNHGPLQIISEYYRLPCPARGLAVRFHPLEHLHPLEYHRLAEEALCLVGPTDGLKSCSPDLKLVDAHNALLAEEATALSLWAVACICGTLRLEHVLTFFAGVLLEKQIVVVCSNLGVLSASVLSVIPLIRPYQWQSLLMPVLPNDMLEFLDAPVPYVVGIKNKTSEIQSKLTNVILVDANRNQVKSPTIPQLPRQKELISSLRPSHATLVGESYTGRRRPVYECTEVQVEAAKEFLSVLRSYLDSLCDNIRSHTITNVQSNDDKVSLLLKESFIESFPYRDRPFMKLFVDTQLFSVHTDLILSFFQKE